A window of Rhododendron vialii isolate Sample 1 chromosome 11a, ASM3025357v1 contains these coding sequences:
- the LOC131308153 gene encoding uncharacterized protein LOC131308153 isoform X1, producing MANRKASKRPCTMAEAIQISLSEVVQDPTPRPLEDTQPSQVTQPSQAPHMPQPIQPPSNETAHETSMKKCGRGSVKGIHQWGSGSKLKVMFDNDFQPLGDEGNKLKGQLGTMLRNPHRVPLTYLDWNSVPEEIKIAIWKEIEDNIEDCPAEFQPVAMRSCNKIWKDHKGKTKDKYYTKHEEDPDILLKVPKRVLPDQWKELVSYWRTKDAKLIATRNSQNRECRGPHHRTGRTHFAQIRHEMSANGENTDKMSVFIKTRDENDPDMKAVVEEFIQNLAEIPESLQTTEVRNKIFHNVLGEDGHGYCKTYGAGVPRSAVYGQSSRSSHASSSSTLNEITRQVREATQVIEQRLSIEIEQRLSSEIEQRLIREIEQRFVGEMERMLNEKLMAHLEHMGAQMALFQTDGGTNQTEQVSNVTNRQPIIKASVGNDFQDGDQGSSPLSAHSPQLDRQDGQKVCLVSYTIPKHDVAEGIVISKDPLVKVDGKPLGSDFWKVLVKKAKIPNASLERPRKKFHTVGEAVGCAVAWRSCDVFAEE from the exons ATGGCTAATAGAAAGGCTAGTAAACGACCTTGCACAATGGCTGAGGCAATACAAATAAGTTTATCTGAGGTGGTACAGGATCCAACACCACGACCGTTGGAGGATACACAACCATCTCAAGTAACGCAACCATCTCAGGCTCCACACATGCCTCAGCCAATACAACCGCCTTCAAATGAAACGG CTCATGAGACTTCTATGAAGAAGTGTGGTCGAGGCAGTGTTAAGGGCATTCACCAATGGGGTTCTGGAAGTAAATTAAAAGTCATGTTTGATAATGATTTCCAGCCATTGGGAGATGAAGGCAACAAATTGAAAGGACAATTGGGCACAATGCTACGCAACCCCCATCGAGTTCCCTTGACTTATCTTGACTGGAATTCAGTACCTGAAGAGATCAAAATCGCTATTTGGAAGGAGATTGAG GATAACATTGAGGATTGTCCGGCAGAGTTTCAGCCGGTAGCCATGCGTTCATGTAACAAAATATGGAAAGATCATAAGGGTAAGACAAAGGATAAATATTATACTAAACATGAAGAAGATCCAGATATATTGTTGAAAGTGCCTAAGAGAGTATTGCCAGATCAGTGGAAAGAACTTGTGAGTTATTGGAGGACTAAGGATGCCAAG TTAATAGCAACCAGGAACTCCCAAAATCGAGAGTGCCGTGGTCCGCATCATAGGACTGGGCGGACACATTTCGCCCAGATTAGGCATGAG ATGAGTGCAAATGGAGAGAACACAGACAAAATGAGTGTCTTCATCAAGACACGTGACGAAAATGACCCAGACATGAAGGCCGTTGTG GAAGAATTTATTCAAAACCTTGCTGAAATACCAGAGTCACTTCAGACAACAGAGGTTCGAAACAAGATTTTCCATAATGTGTTAGGAGAGGATGGACATGGTTATTGCAAAACCTACGGTGCCGGTGTGCCTCGGAGTGCAGTTTATGGTCAATCTTCCAGGTCGTCACATGCCTCCTCTTCTTCCACTCTCAATGAGATCACTAGGCAAGTACGTGAGGCCACTCAAGTGATTGAGCAAAGGCTAAGCATTGAGATTGAGCAAAGGCTAAGCAGTGAGATTGAACAGAGGCTCATAAGAGAGATTGAGCAGAGGTTCGTGGGAGAGATGGAGCGTATGCTTAATGAGAAGTTGATGGCTCATCTCGAGCATATGGGGGCTCAAATGGCCTTATTTCAGACCGATGGAGGGACAAATCAGACGGAACAG GTTTCGAATGTCACTAACAGGCAACCTATAATTAAGGCCTCTGTGGGAAATGACTTCCAAGATGGTGACCAAGGTTCCTCTCCTTTATCAGCACATTCTCCACAACTTGATAGACAG GATGGTCAAAAAGTATGCTTGGTGAGTTACACTATTCCAAAACACGATGTGGCAGAGGGAATTGTTATTAGTAAGGACCCGTTGGTGAAAGTAGACGGAAAGCCATTGGGTTCTGATTTTTGGAAAGTGCTTGTTAAAAAAGCAAAAATACCCAATGCTTCTTTGGAAAGACCTCGCAAAAAATTTCACACAGTTGGAGAAGCTGTTGGCTGCGCTGTTGCTTGGAGGTCTTGTGAT gtgtTTGCCGAGGAATAA
- the LOC131306774 gene encoding uncharacterized protein LOC131306774, which translates to MDVILKDPTKGQLLVAVGIDGNNQTFMVSYAVVEAENKSSWKWFLEILSEDLNIGTSHEFTFISDKQKGLIGALGEVMPYAEHRHFYNNFKDSNKGLHLKEILFSAEKATYVGRFNFHMEEMNAADPDAVRWLADHPPRFWSRSHFNTYSKCEVLDNNMCESFNNTILEARGKTIIPMLEEIRVIMMKRMQERREKMRGYNGVLCPNIRTRHNNRTTGASEMCIATWSGERIYQVNCFSGEQFTTYLATHTCTCRRWDLTGIPCPHAIAAINSNHENVDDYVDHWFRKETYMASYEPIIYPLNGAEMWPYTGVIGPLPPDVKKQSGRPKKQRKRAIDEPQSSTKLVRRNTTTTCAQCGQLRHNKRTCKGQPLPQNQNAGREKLPVRRNNTERGETQGTEDASQPTMGTTTSRPGNTSTTRTRGNTSTQSIKRGGQAMQTRSSQPTKRRSQAGVQTRTS; encoded by the exons ATGGATGTCATCTTAAAGGACCCTACAAAAGGACAATTGCTAGTAGCAGTAGGGATTGATGGCAATAATCAAACTTTTATGGTGTCATATGCTGTGGTGGAAGCAGAGAACAAGTCATCATGGAAGTGGTTTTTGGAGATTCTCAGTGAAGACCTTAATATAGGTACCAGCCACGAGTTCACCTTCATTTCAGACAAGCAAAAG GGCTTGATTGGAGCACTTGGAGAGGTTATGCCATATGCAGAACATAG GCACTTTTACAACAACTTCAAAGACTCAAACAAGGGTTTACACTTGAAGGAGATCCTATTTAGTGCAGAAAAAGCTACTTATGTTGGAAGGTTTAATTTCCACATGGAAGAGATGAATGCAGCTGATCCAGATGCAGTGAGATGGTTGGCTGACCATCCACCAAGATTCTGGTCTAGGTCCCATTTCAACACTTATAGCAAGTGTGAAGTCTTGGATAACAACATGTGTGAGAGCTTTAACAACACTATTTTGGAGGCAAGAGGTAAGACCATTATTCCAATGTTAGAGGAGATTAGGGTGATTATGATGAAGAGGATGCAGGAGAGGAGGGAAAAAATGAGGGGGTACAATGGTGTCTTGTGTCCAAACATTAGAACAAGGCATAACAATAGGACAACTGGAGCATCTGAAATGTGTATTGCCACATGGTCAGGGGAAAGGATATACCAGGTCAACTGTTTTAGTGGCGAACAATTCACAACTTACCTTGCTACACACACCTGTACATGCAGAAGATGGGACCTCACGGGCATTCCATGCCCTCATGCCATTGCAGCTATAAATTCTAACCATGAGAATGTGGATGACTATGTTGACCACTGGTTCAGGAAGGAGACTTACATGGCTAGCTATGAGCCTATCATTTACCCTCTCAATGGTGCAGAGATGTGGCCATATACAGGGGTAATTGGGCCACTACCTCCAGATGTTAAAAAGCAATCAGGAAGGCCAAAGAAGCAAAGGAAGAGGGCAATTGATGAGCCTCAAAGTTCCACCAAATTGGTAAGAAGAAACACAACCACCACATGTGCCCAATGTGGTCAGCTAAGACACAACAAAAGAACCTGCAAAGGTCAACCATTGCCTCAGAATCAGAATGCAGGAAGGGAGAAATTGCCT GTGAGGAGGAACAATACTGAGAGGGGTGAAACACAAGGCACTGAAGATGCAAGTCAACCAACCATGGGTACCACTACCAGTAGGCCGGGAAACACAAGCACCACTCGGACAAGAGGAAACACAAGCACTCAATCAATTAAGAGGGGAGGCCAAGCAATGCAAACAAGAAGCAGCCAGCCAACTAAGAGGAGAAGCCAAGCAGGAGTGCAAACAAGAACTAGCTAG
- the LOC131308153 gene encoding uncharacterized protein LOC131308153 isoform X2 encodes MANRKASKRPCTMAEAIQISLSEVVQDPTPRPLEDTQPSQVTQPSQAPHMPQPIQPPSNETAHETSMKKCGRGSVKGIHQWGSGSKLKVMFDNDFQPLGDEGNKLKGQLGTMLRNPHRVPLTYLDWNSVPEEIKIAIWKEIELIATRNSQNRECRGPHHRTGRTHFAQIRHEMSANGENTDKMSVFIKTRDENDPDMKAVVEEFIQNLAEIPESLQTTEVRNKIFHNVLGEDGHGYCKTYGAGVPRSAVYGQSSRSSHASSSSTLNEITRQVREATQVIEQRLSIEIEQRLSSEIEQRLIREIEQRFVGEMERMLNEKLMAHLEHMGAQMALFQTDGGTNQTEQVSNVTNRQPIIKASVGNDFQDGDQGSSPLSAHSPQLDRQDGQKVCLVSYTIPKHDVAEGIVISKDPLVKVDGKPLGSDFWKVLVKKAKIPNASLERPRKKFHTVGEAVGCAVAWRSCDVFAEE; translated from the exons ATGGCTAATAGAAAGGCTAGTAAACGACCTTGCACAATGGCTGAGGCAATACAAATAAGTTTATCTGAGGTGGTACAGGATCCAACACCACGACCGTTGGAGGATACACAACCATCTCAAGTAACGCAACCATCTCAGGCTCCACACATGCCTCAGCCAATACAACCGCCTTCAAATGAAACGG CTCATGAGACTTCTATGAAGAAGTGTGGTCGAGGCAGTGTTAAGGGCATTCACCAATGGGGTTCTGGAAGTAAATTAAAAGTCATGTTTGATAATGATTTCCAGCCATTGGGAGATGAAGGCAACAAATTGAAAGGACAATTGGGCACAATGCTACGCAACCCCCATCGAGTTCCCTTGACTTATCTTGACTGGAATTCAGTACCTGAAGAGATCAAAATCGCTATTTGGAAGGAGATTGAG TTAATAGCAACCAGGAACTCCCAAAATCGAGAGTGCCGTGGTCCGCATCATAGGACTGGGCGGACACATTTCGCCCAGATTAGGCATGAG ATGAGTGCAAATGGAGAGAACACAGACAAAATGAGTGTCTTCATCAAGACACGTGACGAAAATGACCCAGACATGAAGGCCGTTGTG GAAGAATTTATTCAAAACCTTGCTGAAATACCAGAGTCACTTCAGACAACAGAGGTTCGAAACAAGATTTTCCATAATGTGTTAGGAGAGGATGGACATGGTTATTGCAAAACCTACGGTGCCGGTGTGCCTCGGAGTGCAGTTTATGGTCAATCTTCCAGGTCGTCACATGCCTCCTCTTCTTCCACTCTCAATGAGATCACTAGGCAAGTACGTGAGGCCACTCAAGTGATTGAGCAAAGGCTAAGCATTGAGATTGAGCAAAGGCTAAGCAGTGAGATTGAACAGAGGCTCATAAGAGAGATTGAGCAGAGGTTCGTGGGAGAGATGGAGCGTATGCTTAATGAGAAGTTGATGGCTCATCTCGAGCATATGGGGGCTCAAATGGCCTTATTTCAGACCGATGGAGGGACAAATCAGACGGAACAG GTTTCGAATGTCACTAACAGGCAACCTATAATTAAGGCCTCTGTGGGAAATGACTTCCAAGATGGTGACCAAGGTTCCTCTCCTTTATCAGCACATTCTCCACAACTTGATAGACAG GATGGTCAAAAAGTATGCTTGGTGAGTTACACTATTCCAAAACACGATGTGGCAGAGGGAATTGTTATTAGTAAGGACCCGTTGGTGAAAGTAGACGGAAAGCCATTGGGTTCTGATTTTTGGAAAGTGCTTGTTAAAAAAGCAAAAATACCCAATGCTTCTTTGGAAAGACCTCGCAAAAAATTTCACACAGTTGGAGAAGCTGTTGGCTGCGCTGTTGCTTGGAGGTCTTGTGAT gtgtTTGCCGAGGAATAA
- the LOC131306773 gene encoding uncharacterized protein LOC131306773, translated as MHGEKNFCDNILWTILGVVGKSKDNPSARRDLEFLHIRKSLHLQSRGSKKAYMPPPQFTMSKEEKRIFLKVLKEVRVPDGYASNISRRVRLDDTSIGGLKSHDNHILMQQLIPIAIRKALPKKVVEPLIELGNCFRQFCSKVNRASDLEYLEDRFVVTLCHLEKIFPPSFFDIMEHLAVHLAEEALIAGPVQFRWMYPIERFLLMLKQYGRNKAYPEASIVKGYLMEDCMNFCAQYLNDVETKLNRPARNYDGGDSMGRGVGENTIFHLDDREWIQAHRYILFNTNSVAPFITKHLEFLKNKMPRADDHQIQQEHFETFHAWFKDHVQLLLRTSIVTFSEEIHKLAIDPHTIARRFSGYAINGFRFRVKSIDDNRSTQNSGVALKANTLSYASRKDKNPRVGPVYYYGCLTDIVEIRYTNDTKYVMFKCDWIDNIHGKKEDAFKFTLVNFNHLLYREDQATNEPYILASQAEQVWYVPDPIEPDWQVVIKMSQRGLYDMHSNDPQVDPYLSQQLEENIGRQDEDLGWVREGEEGDIIDEDV; from the exons ATGCATGGGGAGAAGAACTTTTGTGACAATATATTATGGACAATACTTGGAGTTGTAGGAAAATCTAAGGACAATCCTAGTGCCAGGCGTGATCTAGAATTTCTACATATTAGAAAGTCGTTGCATTTGCAGTCAAGAGGGTCCAAGAAAGCATAtatgccaccaccacaattTACAATGagcaaagaagaaaagaggatATTTCTCAAAGTATTAAAGGAAGTTCGAGTGCCAGACGGTTATGCATCGAATATCTCAAGACGTGTGCGCCTAGATGATACAAGTATTGGGGGACTTAAGAGTCATGACAACCATATTCTAATGCAACAACTTATACCTATTGCCATTCGAAAAGCGTTGCCTAAGAAGGTGGTTGAACCCTTGATTGAATTGGGAAATTGTTTTAGACAATTTTGCTCCAAAGTTAATCGTGCTTCAGACTTGGAATATCTTGAAGATCGTTTTGTAGTGACGCTGTGCCATCTTGAGAAAATATTTCCACCATCCTTTTTTGATATAATGGAACACTTGGCTGTACATTTAGCTGAAGAAGCATTAATTGCTGGACCGGTTCAATTTCGATGGATGTATCCAATCGAGAGATTCCTTCTTATGCTGAAACAATATGGGCGGAATAAAGCTTATCCGGAGGCTTCAATAGTTAAAGGTTACTTGATGGAAGATTGTATGAATTTTTGTGCGCAGTATTTGAATGACGTGGAAACAAAATTGAATCGTCCAGCGAGGAACTATGATGGCGGTGACAGTATGGGTCGGGGTGTGGGGGAAAACACGATATTTCACCTTGATGATAGAGAATGGATACAAGCTCATCGATATATTTTGTTCAACACCAATTCAGTTGCACCTTTCATTAC GAAGCAccttgaatttctcaaaaataagATGCCTCGAGCTGATGATCATCAAATTCAGCAGGAGCATTTTGAAACATTTCATGCTTGGTTCAAGGACCat GTCCAACTTTTGTTGAGAACAAGCATCGTCACATTTTCTGAAGAAATCCATAAGTTGGCTATTGATCCTCATACCATCGCAAGGAGATTTAGTGGCTATGCTATTAATGGGTTTCGTTTTCGTGTGAAATCTATTGATGACAATCGTTCGACTCAAAATAGTGGTGTAGCTTTGAAAGCAAATACATTGAGTTATGCGAGTAGGAAAGACAAAAATCCTCGGGTAGGACCAGTATACTACTATGGATGCCTCACTGATATTGTGGAAATTCGATACACTAATGATACAAAATACGTGATGTTCAAGTGTGACTGGATTGATAATATTCATGGGAAGAAAGAAGATGCCTTCAAATTTACATTGGTCAATTTCAACCATTTGTTGTACCGAGAGGATCAAGCTACCAATGAACCTTACATCTTGGCATCCCAAGCAGAACAGGTTTGGTATGTTCCAGATCCGATCGAACCTGATTGGCAAGTCGTTATAAAGATGTCGCAGAGAGGGCTGTATGATATGCATTCCAATGATCCCCAAGTAGATCCCTATTTGAGCCAGCAATTGGAAGAGAACATAGGGCGCCAAGATGAAGATCTTGGTTGGGTgagggaaggagaagaaggtgaCATCATCGATGAAGATGTTTAG
- the LOC131308155 gene encoding uncharacterized protein LOC131308155, producing the protein MIELNEMVKELNLFGLVTYYYKVPRRDLYHGLRHLTDDSDCVEMVQWVKLSKTIEVYLETQPLVPKPVNTQHRGIVSGEVGGNANEHDHWDGEGEGSESYSSESEESTDLEDFVDSEVDDVEDDRLFDMHVDKNVEWGGLSKGKGKDPISNRSTQSMTNEDSDAEAQSDELVSLYGSSDEERGPPRERHRQFNKKTDMIDPKFKVGMIFPTREIFKEAVREHSIKTGKRLIFTKNDTRRVRVVCKPPPSQVPTPPSEAKKNPCEWALLASKMQGNECFQVRTYESTHNCQRMFHNKQVTAKWLSNKYVETLRSNPTWPVKSFKDQVQKDHKVGVSRAQLYKAKGKAFQIIEGDYMEQYTKLPDYCEELRRTNPGTTITMKTIEDERGGDRSRFERLYVC; encoded by the coding sequence ATGATTGAATTAAACGAAATGGTGAAGGAATTGAATCTGTTTGGGTTGGTGACTTACTACTACAAAGTGCCTAGAAGGGATCTCTATCATGGATTAAGGCATTTAACAGATGACTCTGATTGTGTTGAAATGGTTCAGTGGGTAAAACTGAGCAAGACAATAGAGGTATACCTAGAAACTCAACCACTTGTGCCTAAACCAGTCAACACCCAACATAGAGGAATAGTTAGTGGGGAGGTTGGTGGGAATGCTAATGAACATGACCATTGGGATGGTGAAGGGGAAGGGAGTGAGTCATACTCAAGTGAGAGTGAAGAGAGTACAGATCTTGAGGATTTTGTGGATAGTGAAGTTGATGATGTTGAAGATGATAGGTTGTTTGACATGCATGTGGACAAAAATGTTGAGTGGGGGGGTTTGTCCAAGGGAAAGGGGAAGGATCCTATAAGTAATAGGTCTACTCAGTCAATGACAAATGAGGATTCAGATGCAGAGGCTCAATCTGATGAGCTGGTCAGTCTTTATGGCTCTTCAGATGAGGAACGTGGACCACCTAGGGAAAGGCACCgtcaatttaataaaaaaacagacATGATTGACCCTAAGTTCAAAGTTGGGATGATATTTCCAACAAGAGAGATATTCAAAGAAGCTGTTAGGGAGCATTCCATAAAAACTGGCAAGCGTTTAATATTTACAAAGAATGATACTCGTAGGGTTAGGGTTGTTTGTAAGCCACCTCCAAGCCAAGTCCCCACTCCTCCAAGCGAAGCCAAGAAGAATCCATGTGAATGGGCGTTGCTTGCATCTAAAATGCAAGGTAATGAATGTTTCCAAGTCAGGACCTACGAAAGTACACACAACTGCCAAAGGATGTTTCACAATAAACAAGTCACTGCTAAGTGGTTATCAAACAAATATGTGGAGACCCTTAGATCCAATCCCACTTGGCCAGTGAAGTCCTTCAAAGACCAAGTACAAAAGGATCACAAAGTGGGAGTGTCTAGGGCTCAACTTTATAAGGCAAAGGGGAAGGCATTTCAGATAATTGAAGGAGATTATATGGAGCAGTACACAAAACTTCCTGATTACTGTGAAGAACTTAGGAGAACTAATCCTGGCACAACCATAACCATGAAGACCATTGAGGATGAGCGTGGTGGAGATAGGTCAAGGTTTGAAAGATTGTATGTTTGTTAG
- the LOC131306772 gene encoding uncharacterized protein LOC131306772, whose translation MDKTWIDLPRMSRDYFDGIDRFLEFAYTDKLDDSFISCPCRKCENRYSFPRAAVRKHLYSCGFFKKYKNWTNHGESYAFLSGEQAYGTFENSTVGDDMVGMISDALRNQHSGTSVGNDERIPNEPQKGPDEAMAAYLKLLENANTELYPGCKNFTSLSFIVRLLHMKVLNKLTNKTIDKFLAFYHEAFPEALNLPNSYYEAQKIIDDLGFTYKTWDACPRSCMLFRNEHANLDACVVCGESRWKVTITKSKTGKKRGKKRATKQMRYIPLKSKLQRFFTSSEIAKLMSWHADGQTNDGVRRHPADAPAWKEFDRRHVRFVGDIRNIRLGLASDGFNPYGTMSITHSTWPVVLVVYNLPPWMCMKQPFFILSLVIDGPKGPGDKIDVYLQPLIEELLELWNEGELTFDASTNQMFQLHADLMWTINDFPAYANLSGWSTKGKFACPSCNKNTVSC comes from the coding sequence atggacAAGACTTGGATTGATTTACCAAGGATGTCAAGGGACTACTTTGATGGGATTGACAGATTTCTTGAGTTTGCATACACTGATAAGCTTGATGATTCATTCATCAGTTGTCCTTGTAGAAAATGTGAGAATCGCTATAGTTTTCCTCGAGCAGCTGTAAGGAAACATCTTTACTCTTGTGGATTTTTTAAGAAGTACAAAAATTGGACAAACCATGGGGAGTCATATGCTTTTCTTAGTGGAGAGCAAGCCTATGGAACTTTTGAAAACTCAACAGTTGGGGACGATATGGTTGGAATGATAAGTGATGCTCTAAGGAATCAACATTCGGGTACAAGTGTTGGGAATGATGAACGAATTCCAAATGAACCTCAAAAAGGGCCTGATGAAGCAATGGCAGCGTATCTCAAACTTCTTGAGAATGCAAATACCGAGTTGTATCCTGGGTGTAAAAATTTCACATCATTGTCGTTTATTGTTCGACTTCTACATATGAAGGTGCTCAATAAGTTGACAAACAAGACGATTGACAAGTTTCTTGCATTTTATCATGAGGCTTTCCCTGAGGCCTTGAATCTTCCGAATTCGTACTAtgaagcccaaaagataattgaTGATTTGGGCTTTACATACAAGACGTGGGATGCATGTCCTAGAAGTTGCATGTTGTTTAGAAACGAGCATGCAAATCTTGATGCTTGTGTCGTATGTGGTGAATCGAGATGGAAAGTGACTATCACTAAGTCAAAAACTGGCAAGAAACGTGGTAAAAAAAGGGCTACGAAACAAATGAGGTATATCCCTTTGAAGTCAAAATTGCAAAGGTTTTTTACGTCATCCGAAATAGCCAAGCTCATGAGTTGGCATGCCGATGGACAAACCAATGATGGTGTTCGTAGGCATCCTGCTGACGCTCCTGCATGGAAGGAATTTGATCGTCGACATGTCAGGTTTGTTGGTGATATTCGAAACATAAGACTTGGGTTAGCATCTGATGGATTCAATCCATATGGAACAATGAGCATAACTCATAGCACTTGGCCTGTCGTGTTGGTTGTGTACAATCTACCGCCATGGATGTGCATGAAAcaaccattttttattttgtctttggTTATTGATGGCCCGAAGGGACCAGGCGATAAGATTGATGTGTATTTACAACCATTAATTGAGGAGCTATTGGAATTATGGAATGAAGGAGAACTCACATTTGATGCATCAACCAACCAAATGTTTCAACTGCATGCAGATTTAATGTGGACAATCAACGATTTCCCCGCATATGCCAACTTGTCAGGATGGAGTACCAAAGGAAAATTTGCTTGTCCTTCATGCAATAAAAACACAGTATCTTGCTAG
- the LOC131308153 gene encoding uncharacterized protein LOC131308153 isoform X3 has protein sequence MANRKASKRPCTMAEAIQISLSEVVQDPTPRPLEDTQPSQVTQPSQAPHMPQPIQPPSNETAHETSMKKCGRGSVKGIHQWGSGSKLKVMFDNDFQPLGDEGNKLKGQLGTMLRNPHRVPLTYLDWNSVPEEIKIAIWKEIEDNIEDCPAEFQPVAMRSCNKIWKDHKGKTKDKYYTKHEEDPDILLKVPKRVLPDQWKELVSYWRTKDAKLIATRNSQNRECRGPHHRTGRTHFAQIRHEMSANGENTDKMSVFIKTRDENDPDMKAVVEEFIQNLAEIPESLQTTEVRNKIFHNVLGEDGHGYCKTYGAGVPRSAVYGQSSRSSHASSSSTLNEITRQVREATQVIEQRLSIEIEQRLSSEIEQRLIREIEQRFVGEMERMLNEKLMAHLEHMGAQMALFQTDGGTNQTEQVSNVTNRQPIIKASVGNDFQDGDQGSSPLSAHSPQLDRQVFAEE, from the exons ATGGCTAATAGAAAGGCTAGTAAACGACCTTGCACAATGGCTGAGGCAATACAAATAAGTTTATCTGAGGTGGTACAGGATCCAACACCACGACCGTTGGAGGATACACAACCATCTCAAGTAACGCAACCATCTCAGGCTCCACACATGCCTCAGCCAATACAACCGCCTTCAAATGAAACGG CTCATGAGACTTCTATGAAGAAGTGTGGTCGAGGCAGTGTTAAGGGCATTCACCAATGGGGTTCTGGAAGTAAATTAAAAGTCATGTTTGATAATGATTTCCAGCCATTGGGAGATGAAGGCAACAAATTGAAAGGACAATTGGGCACAATGCTACGCAACCCCCATCGAGTTCCCTTGACTTATCTTGACTGGAATTCAGTACCTGAAGAGATCAAAATCGCTATTTGGAAGGAGATTGAG GATAACATTGAGGATTGTCCGGCAGAGTTTCAGCCGGTAGCCATGCGTTCATGTAACAAAATATGGAAAGATCATAAGGGTAAGACAAAGGATAAATATTATACTAAACATGAAGAAGATCCAGATATATTGTTGAAAGTGCCTAAGAGAGTATTGCCAGATCAGTGGAAAGAACTTGTGAGTTATTGGAGGACTAAGGATGCCAAG TTAATAGCAACCAGGAACTCCCAAAATCGAGAGTGCCGTGGTCCGCATCATAGGACTGGGCGGACACATTTCGCCCAGATTAGGCATGAG ATGAGTGCAAATGGAGAGAACACAGACAAAATGAGTGTCTTCATCAAGACACGTGACGAAAATGACCCAGACATGAAGGCCGTTGTG GAAGAATTTATTCAAAACCTTGCTGAAATACCAGAGTCACTTCAGACAACAGAGGTTCGAAACAAGATTTTCCATAATGTGTTAGGAGAGGATGGACATGGTTATTGCAAAACCTACGGTGCCGGTGTGCCTCGGAGTGCAGTTTATGGTCAATCTTCCAGGTCGTCACATGCCTCCTCTTCTTCCACTCTCAATGAGATCACTAGGCAAGTACGTGAGGCCACTCAAGTGATTGAGCAAAGGCTAAGCATTGAGATTGAGCAAAGGCTAAGCAGTGAGATTGAACAGAGGCTCATAAGAGAGATTGAGCAGAGGTTCGTGGGAGAGATGGAGCGTATGCTTAATGAGAAGTTGATGGCTCATCTCGAGCATATGGGGGCTCAAATGGCCTTATTTCAGACCGATGGAGGGACAAATCAGACGGAACAG GTTTCGAATGTCACTAACAGGCAACCTATAATTAAGGCCTCTGTGGGAAATGACTTCCAAGATGGTGACCAAGGTTCCTCTCCTTTATCAGCACATTCTCCACAACTTGATAGACAG gtgtTTGCCGAGGAATAA